The proteins below are encoded in one region of Eubacterium sp. 1001713B170207_170306_E7:
- a CDS encoding pyruvate, water dikinase regulatory protein, producing the protein MIRMNDNKPLTLYVVSDSLGEPGEVLAKAGRGHFEDSIEDVRVFSFVHEKREIDQILAEAKGKNVLIVCTITTPELLKCVKEKAKENQVPVYDVLDPFMDELRILTGVKPNLDPFSRSRLDEDYFKKVEAIEFAVKYDDGKRMDHLNKADIILLGVSRTSKTPISVYLANNNFKVANIPVMPEVEPPRELFEISNQKIFGLILNPNKLVSIREERLKTMKLTGDSNYASLKRVEYELDKAQELFDKLGCTVIDVTSKAIEEIANFILATIMRR; encoded by the coding sequence ATGATACGAATGAATGACAACAAGCCCTTAACCCTGTACGTGGTCTCCGATTCCTTAGGTGAACCGGGCGAGGTACTGGCAAAGGCGGGGAGAGGCCATTTCGAGGACTCGATTGAGGATGTCAGGGTTTTTTCCTTCGTCCACGAAAAGAGAGAGATTGATCAGATTTTAGCTGAGGCGAAGGGGAAAAATGTCCTGATTGTGTGTACGATCACAACGCCGGAGTTATTGAAATGTGTTAAAGAAAAAGCAAAGGAAAATCAGGTGCCGGTTTACGATGTGCTGGATCCCTTTATGGATGAGCTGAGGATTTTAACAGGTGTTAAACCGAACCTTGACCCCTTCAGCCGAAGCAGGCTGGATGAGGATTATTTTAAAAAGGTGGAGGCCATCGAGTTTGCCGTTAAATATGATGACGGAAAACGCATGGATCATCTTAACAAGGCAGACATTATTCTGCTGGGGGTTTCACGAACCTCAAAGACACCGATCAGCGTTTATCTGGCGAACAATAACTTCAAGGTCGCCAATATACCGGTCATGCCTGAGGTGGAGCCGCCAAGAGAACTTTTTGAGATATCTAATCAGAAGATATTCGGATTGATTTTAAATCCCAATAAGCTTGTCAGCATCAGAGAAGAGCGTTTAAAAACCATGAAGCTTACCGGAGATTCAAATTATGCCAGTTTAAAAAGAGTGGAATATGAGCTGGACAAGGCTCAGGAGCTCTTTGATAAATTAGGGTGTACGGTTATCGACGTTACATCCAAAGCAATTGAAGAAATTGCGAATTTCATACTTGCAACCATTATGAGGAGGTAG
- the ppdK gene encoding pyruvate, phosphate dikinase, with protein MDKKWVYLFSDGNADMRNLLGGKGANLAEMTRIGLPVPQGFTVSTEACIEYLKENKLTYEMIGQINSHMSVLEDITKKKFGNKENPLLVSVRSGARISMPGMMDTILNLGLNDETVVGLAEKTANERFAYDSYRRFIQMFGDVVQEIDKNKFENVLDEIKDREGFQIDTQLTTDHLQEVVGRYKEIVLAETGKPFPQDPNVQLLMAVEAVFRSWNNPRAFVYRDMNDIPHDIGTAVNVQSMVFGNMGDDSGTGVAFTRNPATGENKLFGEFLVNAQGEDVVAGIRTPREIDELRKIMPLVYKQFHDTAELLEKHYKDMQDMEFTVEKGQLYMLQTRNGKRTAPAALRIAVEMEEEGLISKEEAVMRIEPLSLDQLLHPTFDETALKEAVVLASGLPASPGAATGKVYFTAEEAKAAAENGEEVILVRKETSPEDIEGMYAANGILTARGGMTSHAAVVARGMGKCCVAGCEEAKVDEDAKQFRVGTEYIYEGDYISLDGSAGKVYKGSIGTKEPELSGHFGQLMEWADACRTMNVRTNADTPRDAAVAVGFGAEGIGLCRTEHMFFNEDRIPSVRRMILSKTKEQREKYLAELLPMQKEDFMGIYKAMKDLPVTVRLLDPPLHEFLPTEPEDIEALAGDMDMSMDEMMSTIHGLEEFNPMLGHRGCRLAVTFPEIAVMQTRAIMEAAIEVKKEDGYNIVPEIMIPLIGMKEELDYVENVVRETAEKIKAEKGSDIDYKVGTMMEIPRATLIADEIAERAEFFSFGTNDLTQMTYGFSRDDAGKFIGEYKEKGILPNDPFQSIDVNGVGKLVEMGVKLGRTTKPDLKIGVCGEHGGDPKSIHFFQSAGLNYVSCSPYRVPIARLAAAQAALEMKEK; from the coding sequence ATGGATAAAAAATGGGTTTATTTATTTAGTGATGGCAATGCGGACATGCGGAACCTGTTAGGTGGAAAGGGCGCCAATTTAGCGGAAATGACGCGAATCGGCCTGCCAGTGCCACAGGGCTTTACCGTTTCAACCGAAGCGTGTATCGAGTATCTGAAGGAAAACAAGCTGACCTATGAAATGATCGGCCAGATCAACAGCCATATGTCGGTTTTGGAGGACATTACCAAGAAAAAATTCGGCAATAAGGAGAATCCCTTGCTGGTATCCGTACGCTCCGGCGCGCGCATCTCAATGCCTGGTATGATGGATACCATCTTAAACCTCGGCCTTAATGATGAAACCGTTGTAGGTCTGGCTGAAAAGACAGCCAACGAACGTTTCGCCTATGACAGCTACCGTCGTTTTATCCAGATGTTCGGTGATGTTGTGCAGGAAATTGACAAAAATAAATTTGAAAATGTTCTGGATGAAATTAAAGACCGTGAAGGCTTCCAGATTGATACACAGCTCACAACCGATCATCTGCAGGAAGTGGTAGGACGCTATAAGGAAATTGTTCTGGCGGAAACCGGCAAGCCCTTCCCACAGGATCCGAACGTACAGCTGTTAATGGCGGTTGAAGCCGTATTCAGATCTTGGAACAACCCGCGTGCGTTTGTCTATCGGGATATGAATGATATTCCGCATGACATTGGTACAGCTGTCAACGTACAGTCAATGGTATTTGGCAACATGGGCGATGACTCCGGTACCGGCGTTGCTTTCACAAGAAACCCGGCCACAGGCGAAAACAAGCTCTTCGGTGAATTTTTGGTAAATGCCCAGGGCGAAGATGTTGTTGCAGGTATCCGTACCCCTCGTGAAATCGATGAACTCCGAAAAATTATGCCTTTAGTTTACAAGCAGTTCCACGATACCGCAGAACTCCTTGAAAAACATTATAAAGACATGCAGGATATGGAATTTACCGTTGAAAAGGGCCAGCTGTACATGCTCCAGACCCGTAATGGTAAAAGAACCGCCCCGGCTGCGCTCAGAATCGCAGTGGAAATGGAAGAAGAAGGCCTCATCAGCAAAGAAGAAGCTGTTATGCGTATTGAGCCGTTATCCTTAGACCAGCTGCTCCACCCGACCTTTGATGAAACCGCGCTGAAGGAAGCGGTCGTTCTGGCCAGCGGCCTGCCAGCCTCTCCAGGCGCTGCCACCGGTAAGGTCTACTTTACGGCAGAAGAAGCAAAAGCCGCGGCAGAAAACGGTGAGGAAGTAATCCTCGTAAGAAAAGAAACCTCTCCCGAAGATATCGAAGGCATGTACGCTGCCAATGGTATCCTGACCGCACGCGGTGGTATGACCTCCCACGCAGCCGTTGTTGCGCGTGGTATGGGTAAATGCTGTGTGGCAGGCTGTGAAGAAGCCAAGGTCGATGAGGACGCCAAGCAGTTCAGAGTTGGTACAGAATATATCTACGAAGGCGATTATATCTCCTTAGACGGCTCCGCCGGTAAGGTTTATAAGGGAAGCATCGGCACAAAGGAACCTGAGCTTTCCGGACATTTTGGACAGCTCATGGAATGGGCCGATGCCTGCAGAACCATGAACGTGCGCACAAACGCCGACACCCCGAGAGACGCCGCTGTAGCGGTAGGCTTTGGTGCAGAAGGGATTGGGCTCTGCCGTACAGAGCACATGTTCTTCAACGAAGACAGAATCCCGAGTGTACGCCGTATGATCTTGTCAAAGACCAAAGAACAGCGCGAAAAATATCTGGCCGAGCTGCTGCCAATGCAGAAGGAAGACTTTATGGGTATCTACAAAGCCATGAAGGATCTGCCGGTAACCGTCCGTCTGCTGGACCCGCCACTGCATGAATTCCTGCCAACTGAACCGGAAGATATCGAAGCTTTAGCGGGAGATATGGATATGAGTATGGATGAAATGATGAGCACGATCCATGGCCTCGAAGAATTCAACCCGATGCTCGGACACCGGGGCTGCCGTCTTGCAGTCACCTTTCCGGAAATTGCGGTGATGCAGACAAGAGCCATTATGGAAGCTGCCATCGAAGTGAAAAAAGAAGATGGCTACAACATCGTCCCAGAAATCATGATCCCGTTAATCGGTATGAAGGAAGAGCTGGACTATGTCGAAAATGTTGTAAGGGAAACCGCTGAAAAGATCAAGGCAGAAAAGGGTTCCGACATTGACTATAAAGTAGGGACCATGATGGAAATCCCAAGAGCAACCTTGATCGCAGATGAAATTGCCGAAAGAGCAGAATTCTTCTCCTTTGGTACCAATGACTTAACTCAGATGACCTACGGCTTCTCCAGAGATGACGCAGGCAAATTCATTGGCGAATACAAGGAAAAAGGCATCCTGCCGAACGACCCGTTCCAGAGTATTGATGTCAATGGCGTTGGCAAGCTGGTCGAAATGGGCGTCAAGCTTGGCCGTACAACAAAACCAGATCTCAAGATCGGTGTCTGCGGCGAGCACGGCGGCGATCCCAAGTCCATCCACTTCTTCCAGAGTGCGGGCCTTAACTATGTTTCCTGCTCACCATACCGTGTGCCCATCGCGCGCTTAGCCGCTGCGCAGGCTGCACTGGAGATGAAAGAAAAATAG
- a CDS encoding class I SAM-dependent methyltransferase, translated as MKNTRSTKQTTIDYFNSTAEDYDQSSDGKFVRCMYDDIVERVLDLKPKTVLDLGCGNGNIIARLQKLSDADYYGLDISAAMIAQAEKRLTGVHFVVGDAEKLPYKADKFDVIVCNASFHHYPRPTAVIREIQRVLKKDGTLILGDPTAPFKLLTGFLNSAMAHSHSGDHHIYHKSEIIGLLSQNGFKVSSWTKPSYKTFILNARLS; from the coding sequence ATGAAAAATACCAGAAGCACCAAACAGACAACCATCGACTATTTTAACAGCACCGCGGAGGATTATGATCAAAGCTCTGATGGTAAATTCGTCCGCTGTATGTATGATGATATCGTGGAGCGCGTTCTTGATCTGAAACCAAAAACCGTTTTGGATCTGGGCTGCGGCAATGGTAATATCATCGCCCGCCTGCAAAAGCTTTCAGACGCCGATTATTATGGTTTAGACATCTCAGCGGCCATGATTGCCCAAGCTGAAAAACGACTGACCGGCGTTCATTTTGTGGTAGGTGACGCTGAAAAGCTACCCTACAAAGCTGATAAATTTGACGTAATTGTCTGCAACGCTTCATTTCACCACTATCCCCGTCCAACAGCAGTTATCCGTGAAATACAGCGTGTTTTGAAAAAAGATGGAACGCTCATTTTGGGCGACCCAACAGCCCCTTTTAAACTGCTGACGGGCTTTTTAAACAGCGCTATGGCCCACAGTCATTCCGGTGATCACCACATCTACCATAAATCTGAAATCATCGGTCTCCTCAGCCAAAATGGGTTTAAAGTCAGCAGCTGGACCAAGCCCAGCTATAAAACCTTTATTTTAAACGCAAGGCTTTCGTAG
- a CDS encoding TetR/AcrR family transcriptional regulator, which yields MRVSKDPDIRKQEILDVAMRVFAEKGYETTTMKDIAREAGVVAGLCYHYFQNKHALYQEALTQYAKACSKPFADIFKQIELPLNKCIDILDKISENEVENYKYRDFFDKDGNELFHAQLEVYMSKEIFPHLETYIKSLMDRGEIEKNDAHLLAHFIWGGQMAVTNNAAGPVKEKNLFLKQMLTLILK from the coding sequence ATGCGAGTATCAAAGGACCCGGATATCCGAAAACAGGAAATTTTAGATGTTGCCATGCGTGTTTTCGCGGAAAAAGGCTATGAAACCACAACCATGAAGGATATTGCCAGAGAAGCCGGTGTTGTAGCTGGGTTATGCTACCACTATTTTCAAAATAAACATGCGCTGTATCAGGAGGCCCTCACACAGTATGCCAAAGCTTGCAGCAAGCCCTTTGCAGATATTTTTAAACAGATCGAGCTGCCTTTAAACAAGTGTATCGACATCCTGGATAAAATATCTGAAAATGAAGTGGAAAACTATAAATACCGCGACTTTTTTGACAAAGACGGCAATGAGCTATTTCATGCCCAGCTGGAAGTATATATGTCAAAGGAGATTTTTCCGCATCTCGAAACCTATATTAAAAGTCTGATGGATCGCGGCGAAATCGAAAAAAATGACGCGCATCTGCTGGCGCATTTTATATGGGGCGGCCAGATGGCAGTCACTAACAACGCCGCCGGACCGGTTAAGGAAAAGAATCTTTTTTTAAAGCAGATGCTCACCCTAATCCTAAAATAA
- a CDS encoding phosphoribosylaminoimidazolecarboxamide formyltransferase, with amino-acid sequence MKELELKYGCNPNQKPARIFMKDGELPLQVLNGKPGFINLLDAFNSWQLVKELKEATGLPSAASFKHVSPAGAAVYVPLTDVEKKMYFIEDIELTPVATAYIRARGSDRMSSYGDFIALSDECDAACARYISMEVSDGIIAPSFSAEALALLSEKKKGKYVILQIDEGYEPEALEYKDVFGITFEQSRNNQAITEALFQKIPTKNQTLSPSDKLNLLIALVTLKYTQSNSVCYVKDGQAIGIGAGQQSRVHCTRLAGNKADNWALRHHEKVLNLPFKENMPRANRDNAIDVYISEDAEDILNDHVWPEFFTSRPEPFSREEKKAWLSRVSGVALGSDAFFPFGDNIERAHKSGVTCIAQSGGSIRDDLVIEACDQYNIAMAMTGIRLFHH; translated from the coding sequence ATGAAAGAACTGGAATTAAAGTATGGCTGCAATCCCAATCAAAAGCCTGCCCGAATCTTTATGAAGGACGGCGAGCTTCCCCTTCAGGTGTTAAACGGAAAACCCGGCTTCATCAACCTGCTGGACGCCTTTAACAGCTGGCAGCTCGTGAAGGAATTAAAAGAAGCCACAGGCCTGCCCAGCGCAGCAAGCTTTAAGCATGTCAGCCCTGCCGGCGCCGCTGTGTACGTTCCCCTGACCGATGTCGAAAAGAAAATGTACTTTATCGAGGATATTGAGCTCACGCCTGTTGCCACAGCCTATATCCGGGCGAGAGGCAGCGACCGGATGTCCAGCTACGGCGATTTTATCGCCCTGAGCGACGAATGTGACGCCGCCTGTGCCCGTTACATCTCCATGGAGGTCAGCGACGGCATCATTGCCCCTTCATTCTCAGCGGAGGCCTTAGCCCTGTTATCGGAAAAGAAAAAAGGGAAGTACGTTATTCTCCAGATTGATGAAGGCTATGAACCTGAAGCTCTGGAATATAAGGATGTTTTTGGCATAACCTTTGAACAGTCCAGAAACAATCAGGCTATTACCGAGGCGCTGTTTCAGAAAATTCCGACCAAAAACCAGACCCTCAGCCCATCGGATAAGCTCAATCTCCTGATCGCGCTGGTGACCTTAAAATACACCCAGTCAAATTCCGTCTGCTATGTCAAGGACGGACAGGCCATCGGTATTGGCGCCGGACAGCAGTCCCGTGTTCACTGCACACGGCTTGCGGGTAATAAAGCGGACAACTGGGCGCTTCGCCACCACGAGAAGGTATTGAACCTGCCCTTTAAGGAAAACATGCCGCGGGCCAACCGGGACAATGCCATAGACGTCTATATTTCAGAGGATGCCGAAGACATCCTGAACGATCATGTATGGCCTGAGTTCTTTACAAGCAGGCCAGAGCCTTTTTCCAGAGAGGAAAAGAAAGCCTGGCTGTCCCGGGTAAGCGGCGTCGCCCTGGGCAGCGATGCTTTTTTCCCCTTTGGCGACAATATTGAGCGCGCGCATAAAAGCGGCGTTACCTGCATTGCCCAGTCCGGCGGCTCGATCCGGGACGACCTTGTCATCGAAGCCTGTGATCAATACAATATCGCCATGGCCATGACCGGAATCCGTTTGTTTCATCATTAA
- a CDS encoding TIM barrel protein: MKKLINMTVFSHDMDRFKNRSSLKDFYRSRGLDGLELQVLWNERLPEKIPRQDVVGIHLRMFPSWMDLWFNNEKALRSEFDKPENWEVYYEGKDRTCILNRLEKELEIAQTLNAEYVVFHVSDCRFTETYHRVFHYSDEAVIDASCEVINTLLDGKNYTFKFLVENLWWPGLTLTRPEMTERLMNGIHTENKGIMFDTGHLLHTNLALQTEKEGIDYIHKMLDAHGALCDYICGMHLQQSLTGAYVQKILQNPPDLKQDFWDRFWQCSEHIFNIDAHLPFIHPEVNGLIQRIAPEYLTLELVSADSDEHGQKLDQQLSAFV; this comes from the coding sequence ATGAAAAAACTCATCAATATGACGGTGTTCAGCCATGATATGGACCGGTTTAAGAACCGGAGCAGCCTGAAGGATTTTTACAGATCGCGCGGACTGGACGGCCTGGAGCTTCAGGTATTGTGGAATGAGCGTCTTCCAGAGAAGATACCCCGGCAGGATGTGGTGGGCATACACCTGAGAATGTTTCCCAGTTGGATGGATCTCTGGTTTAATAATGAAAAGGCTTTACGCAGTGAGTTTGATAAGCCGGAAAACTGGGAGGTATATTATGAGGGAAAGGACAGAACCTGTATCCTCAACCGTTTGGAAAAGGAGCTGGAAATAGCACAGACGCTGAATGCGGAGTATGTGGTGTTCCATGTCTCGGACTGCCGTTTTACGGAAACTTACCACAGAGTTTTTCATTACAGCGACGAGGCCGTGATTGACGCCAGCTGTGAAGTGATCAACACGCTTTTGGACGGTAAAAATTATACCTTTAAATTCCTGGTCGAAAATCTCTGGTGGCCCGGCCTGACCCTTACCCGGCCAGAGATGACAGAACGGCTCATGAACGGAATCCATACGGAGAATAAGGGAATCATGTTTGATACCGGCCATTTACTGCACACTAATTTAGCGCTGCAGACAGAAAAGGAGGGCATTGACTATATCCATAAGATGCTTGACGCCCACGGTGCGCTTTGCGATTATATCTGCGGGATGCACCTCCAGCAGTCACTCACAGGGGCCTATGTTCAGAAAATTCTTCAAAACCCGCCGGATTTAAAGCAAGACTTCTGGGACCGTTTCTGGCAGTGCTCGGAGCATATTTTTAATATTGACGCCCACTTGCCATTTATCCATCCTGAGGTAAATGGGCTGATACAGAGAATCGCTCCCGAATACCTGACACTGGAGCTTGTGAGCGCCGACTCGGACGAGCATGGGCAAAAGCTGGATCAACAGCTTTCAGCATTCGTTTAA
- a CDS encoding DUF2115 family protein — MTKYDLVLQLQEEAEKFDLEVLMQQREEVQKVKFKPGTLAHQTMLNTIYNVTALISLKTAVLEDNPLKGIHEKRLYAFQTLLDQYLEDYVLGGELQKSMIKLACTYLAFIEEKPLHPVGSHFDGQFLEQQFDQYYCPQKARELENPDALCHFCSAHCKETLETVACSEAQDSISV; from the coding sequence ATGACAAAGTATGATTTAGTCCTTCAGCTTCAGGAGGAGGCCGAAAAGTTTGATCTGGAAGTCCTGATGCAGCAACGTGAGGAGGTACAGAAGGTAAAGTTTAAACCGGGAACCCTGGCCCACCAGACCATGCTCAATACCATTTATAATGTAACTGCCCTGATCAGTCTTAAGACAGCGGTGCTGGAGGACAATCCATTAAAAGGTATCCATGAGAAAAGGCTGTATGCTTTCCAGACACTGCTGGATCAATATCTGGAAGATTACGTGCTTGGGGGCGAGCTGCAGAAGAGCATGATCAAGCTTGCGTGTACCTATCTGGCGTTTATCGAGGAGAAGCCGCTCCACCCGGTGGGAAGTCATTTTGACGGCCAGTTTCTGGAGCAGCAGTTTGATCAGTATTATTGTCCGCAGAAGGCCAGAGAGCTGGAAAATCCGGATGCGCTCTGTCATTTTTGCAGCGCCCATTGCAAGGAGACACTGGAAACAGTGGCCTGTTCTGAGGCCCAAGACAGCATAAGCGTGTAG
- a CDS encoding DUF2284 domain-containing protein, translating to MDNLRTVCHADKKTMNPPSVFRHPSLQEIGVEECAFSMTDQLLFSDQTRTLCQRNSCGQFNATWACPPAVGSYEHCVMKCLSYKNVMVFSTVADLKGRYNARGWQEARIRHEAVTAKVAQQFRTHRPESLVLSTEGCLVCDVCTYPHEPCRYPDKLFPSVEGYGIIVMDIVVKTGLRYTHGPETLTYFSFILF from the coding sequence ATGGATAATTTGAGAACAGTATGTCATGCGGATAAAAAAACAATGAATCCTCCCTCGGTATTCAGGCATCCATCTCTTCAGGAAATCGGCGTAGAGGAATGCGCCTTTTCAATGACCGACCAGCTGCTTTTTTCAGACCAGACGCGTACTTTGTGCCAGCGTAACAGCTGCGGGCAGTTCAACGCGACCTGGGCATGCCCCCCGGCTGTGGGAAGCTATGAACACTGTGTGATGAAATGCCTCTCCTATAAAAATGTGATGGTCTTTTCCACCGTGGCAGACTTGAAGGGGCGCTACAACGCAAGGGGCTGGCAGGAAGCGCGTATCCGGCATGAGGCAGTGACGGCAAAGGTGGCTCAGCAGTTTCGGACACACCGGCCCGAGAGCCTTGTTTTATCGACCGAAGGGTGCCTGGTCTGCGATGTGTGCACCTACCCCCACGAGCCCTGCCGATATCCAGACAAGCTCTTTCCCTCGGTGGAGGGCTATGGGATCATCGTAATGGACATTGTGGTCAAAACCGGTCTGCGTTACACCCACGGCCCGGAAACCCTGACGTATTTTAGCTTTATTCTTTTTTAA
- a CDS encoding class B sortase — protein sequence MTKKKVKKKRSAVRVVGDIVIILIILSLLAAAGWMLYKEFFPNNTPLLKMQVTNREDNSIDWAALREVNPETVGWLSIEGTNIDTPVVQTTDNDKYLYTSFNGESDERGVPFIDMNYKWQPRSQNSLIYGHSTMRSGVHVMFDDLLYYYQNPDFIKEHNKIVYRRPPELGGDGVWEIFAVLVEEQDYDYRQLEFADDESFLAYYQNIKNQSIVASDVNVQPGDEILTLSTCIFNVGLNDGRLAVIARRVS from the coding sequence ATGACAAAAAAGAAAGTGAAGAAGAAAAGAAGCGCCGTGCGCGTTGTGGGAGATATCGTCATCATTCTGATCATCCTCTCCCTTTTGGCCGCGGCGGGATGGATGCTCTACAAGGAGTTTTTTCCCAATAATACGCCGCTCCTCAAAATGCAGGTTACCAACCGGGAGGATAACAGCATCGACTGGGCAGCGCTGCGTGAGGTGAACCCGGAAACTGTTGGCTGGCTGAGCATTGAAGGAACCAATATTGATACCCCGGTGGTACAGACAACGGATAATGATAAATATCTGTACACTTCATTTAATGGCGAGTCCGACGAAAGGGGCGTTCCCTTTATCGATATGAATTATAAATGGCAGCCCAGAAGCCAGAATTCTCTGATCTATGGGCACAGCACCATGCGCAGCGGCGTGCACGTCATGTTTGACGATCTGCTCTATTATTATCAGAATCCTGATTTTATCAAAGAGCATAACAAAATTGTTTACAGAAGACCGCCGGAGCTGGGCGGTGACGGCGTATGGGAAATCTTTGCCGTGCTGGTGGAGGAGCAGGACTATGATTACAGACAGCTGGAATTTGCCGATGATGAAAGCTTTCTGGCCTATTACCAGAACATAAAGAACCAGAGTATTGTCGCGAGCGATGTGAATGTACAACCGGGTGACGAGATTCTTACGCTGTCCACCTGTATCTTTAATGTCGGTCTGAACGATGGACGTTTAGCCGTAATTGCCCGTCGGGTTTCATAA
- a CDS encoding LysR family transcriptional regulator — protein MISMQNMKYIVEIAKHHSISAAAKSLFVSQSTLSTAVREVEQQLGIAIFSRNNRGIEVTFEGQDFLNHARDIVEQSEYLERRYKHRKTLPMRFSVSTQRLPFSVMSFIQIVGDLELRHYDIAIRECPTHEVIHDVASRRSELGILCINEHYLNTMQKLLDSSNLTFYELGQLTTYVFLRKKHPLSGNASLTLDMLKEYPFVTYDQGEDSMLHFSEEILFNEIWDKNIHVIDRCSKIALVRGTNCFSIGPDLTNSDADRMHSNMSEVRAVRLLDNDQRLHAGYILRNEHSLSAIGEKYIKVLTEKIKAFERWE, from the coding sequence ATGATCTCTATGCAAAACATGAAATACATTGTCGAGATCGCAAAGCACCACTCGATCTCTGCTGCCGCCAAGTCTCTTTTTGTCTCACAGTCAACGCTTTCCACAGCGGTACGCGAGGTAGAGCAGCAGCTTGGCATCGCAATTTTCAGCCGAAATAATCGTGGCATTGAGGTTACCTTTGAAGGACAGGACTTTCTAAACCACGCCAGGGATATTGTGGAGCAAAGCGAATATCTTGAAAGGCGGTACAAGCACCGGAAAACCCTGCCCATGCGTTTTTCCGTTTCCACCCAGCGGCTTCCCTTCTCGGTCATGTCCTTTATACAGATCGTCGGGGACCTTGAGCTCAGGCATTATGACATCGCCATCCGTGAATGCCCAACACATGAAGTCATACACGATGTGGCGTCCAGACGGAGTGAGCTCGGCATTTTATGCATCAACGAGCACTACCTCAACACCATGCAGAAGCTCCTGGATTCCAGCAATCTGACCTTCTACGAGCTGGGTCAGCTCACCACCTATGTTTTCCTGCGGAAAAAGCACCCCCTGAGCGGCAATGCCTCCCTGACACTGGATATGCTCAAAGAATACCCCTTTGTAACCTATGACCAGGGTGAGGACAGCATGCTGCATTTCTCTGAGGAGATCCTGTTCAATGAAATCTGGGATAAAAACATTCATGTCATTGACCGCTGCTCCAAAATCGCCCTTGTCCGCGGCACAAACTGCTTCAGCATTGGTCCAGACCTGACCAACAGCGACGCTGACCGTATGCATTCCAACATGAGCGAGGTGAGGGCTGTGCGTCTTTTGGATAATGACCAGCGTCTCCACGCCGGATACATTCTCAGGAACGAGCACAGCTTGAGCGCCATCGGCGAAAAATACATTAAAGTCCTGACCGAAAAGATCAAAGCCTTTGAGCGATGGGAGTAA
- a CDS encoding nitrogenase iron protein NifH codes for MEKSSKRIAFYGKGGIGKSTIAANVSAAFAKMGKRVLHIGCDPKSDSTRCLMRKRIPTVIQRLNEKGEQVTIQDILFMGETGVACVEAGGPEAGIGCAGMGIATTLETLEKLGIFEERWDLITYDVLGDVVCGGFSMPMRKRCVDQVYIVTSSELMSLYAANNIMKSIVRYSAGAQPLFGGLIHNRARPGTDHQAVERFGERTGSLITASVSQSDTLRLADYQKTTVFEQDEGEALQKSFMTLARAIARQEAGTLPKPLADAEMDNLGKTLYQLEKENHHGHSNH; via the coding sequence ATGGAAAAGAGCAGTAAGAGAATCGCGTTTTATGGAAAGGGCGGCATTGGAAAGTCGACCATTGCGGCCAATGTTTCCGCCGCGTTCGCCAAAATGGGAAAAAGGGTGCTTCACATCGGCTGTGACCCCAAGTCCGATTCAACCCGGTGCCTGATGAGAAAGCGGATTCCCACAGTCATTCAAAGGCTGAATGAAAAAGGGGAGCAGGTGACCATACAGGATATCCTGTTTATGGGTGAGACGGGTGTGGCGTGTGTGGAGGCCGGAGGGCCGGAGGCAGGCATTGGCTGCGCGGGAATGGGGATTGCTACGACCCTGGAGACTCTTGAAAAGTTAGGAATATTTGAAGAACGCTGGGATTTAATCACCTATGATGTCTTAGGCGATGTGGTCTGCGGCGGGTTTTCAATGCCTATGAGAAAAAGGTGTGTGGATCAGGTATATATCGTCACCTCCTCTGAGCTGATGTCGCTTTATGCCGCCAATAATATTATGAAGAGCATTGTACGGTATTCTGCTGGGGCGCAGCCATTGTTTGGCGGACTGATCCATAACCGGGCCCGGCCCGGTACCGACCATCAGGCGGTCGAGCGCTTTGGTGAACGGACAGGCAGCCTGATTACGGCCTCTGTCAGCCAAAGTGATACACTTCGGCTTGCCGACTATCAGAAAACAACTGTTTTTGAACAGGACGAGGGTGAAGCACTGCAAAAAAGCTTTATGACACTGGCCAGAGCCATCGCCCGTCAGGAAGCCGGGACACTTCCGAAACCTCTTGCCGATGCGGAGATGGACAACCTGGGTAAAACACTCTATCAGCTCGAGAAGGAGAACCATCATGGACACAGCAACCATTGA